Proteins found in one Corynebacterium canis genomic segment:
- the exaC gene encoding acetaldehyde dehydrogenase ExaC translates to MTVYANPGTPGSLITFKDQYENFIGGQWVPPVSGEYMDNVTPVTGEVFCRVPLSQAADVELALDAAHAAKDAWGKTSPSERALILHRIADRMEENLEMLAVAETWENGKAVRETLIADIPLAIDHFRYFAGVARTQEGRISQIDNDTVAYHFKEPIGVVGQIIPWNFPILMATWKLAPALAAGNCVVLKPSTQTPVSILVVLELIQDLLPPGVLNVVNGRGGAVGDALTSTDRVSKIAFTGSTSVGQQIQRAVAEKVIPVTLELGGKSPSVFFPDVMDADDDFRAKCIEGLAMFALNQGEICTCPSRALVHESIADEFLKLAVQKVKEIRTGNPLDTDVMMGAQASADQMEKIVGYLESGPAEGAEVLTGGGVATFEGLEGGFYIEPTILKGDNSMRCFQEEIFGPVLAVTTFKDYDEAIAIANDTIYGLGAGVWTRSQNLAYRAGRDIQAGRVWVNNYHSYPAHAAFGGYKMSGIGRENHMMMMDHYQETKCLLVSYNDKPTGLF, encoded by the coding sequence ATGACTGTTTACGCAAACCCGGGCACACCCGGTTCGTTGATCACCTTTAAGGATCAGTATGAAAATTTCATTGGTGGGCAGTGGGTACCGCCGGTAAGCGGCGAGTATATGGATAATGTCACCCCGGTCACCGGTGAAGTGTTCTGTCGTGTGCCTTTGTCCCAGGCTGCGGACGTAGAGCTTGCGCTGGATGCGGCGCATGCGGCCAAAGACGCTTGGGGCAAGACTTCGCCCTCGGAACGCGCCTTGATCCTGCATCGCATCGCCGACCGCATGGAAGAAAACCTTGAGATGCTGGCGGTGGCGGAAACGTGGGAGAACGGCAAGGCCGTCCGCGAAACGTTGATCGCTGATATTCCGCTGGCCATCGACCATTTCCGGTATTTTGCCGGGGTGGCGCGCACGCAAGAGGGGCGCATTTCGCAGATCGATAATGATACGGTCGCGTACCACTTCAAGGAGCCAATTGGCGTGGTCGGGCAGATCATCCCGTGGAACTTCCCCATCCTTATGGCAACGTGGAAGCTCGCCCCGGCGCTCGCGGCGGGCAACTGTGTGGTGCTTAAGCCGTCCACGCAGACGCCGGTTTCCATCCTGGTGGTCCTCGAGCTGATCCAAGATCTGCTCCCGCCGGGCGTACTGAATGTGGTAAACGGCCGCGGTGGCGCGGTGGGCGACGCCCTGACCAGCACCGATCGTGTGTCCAAGATTGCATTTACCGGCTCCACCTCGGTGGGCCAGCAGATTCAGCGCGCGGTGGCGGAAAAGGTTATCCCGGTTACCCTCGAGCTCGGCGGCAAGTCGCCGTCGGTATTCTTCCCGGACGTTATGGACGCGGATGATGATTTCCGCGCCAAGTGCATCGAGGGTCTCGCCATGTTTGCCCTCAACCAGGGTGAGATTTGCACGTGCCCCTCGCGGGCGCTGGTGCACGAGTCCATCGCCGATGAGTTCCTCAAGCTTGCCGTGCAAAAGGTGAAGGAGATCCGCACCGGAAACCCGCTGGACACGGACGTCATGATGGGCGCCCAAGCCTCTGCCGATCAAATGGAAAAGATCGTTGGTTACCTAGAGTCCGGGCCTGCGGAAGGCGCGGAGGTGCTTACCGGCGGCGGCGTCGCAACGTTCGAAGGCTTGGAGGGCGGCTTCTATATTGAGCCCACGATCCTTAAGGGCGATAACTCCATGCGCTGCTTCCAGGAGGAAATCTTCGGCCCGGTGCTCGCCGTCACCACGTTTAAGGATTACGACGAGGCAATCGCGATCGCCAATGACACCATTTACGGTCTCGGCGCTGGCGTTTGGACCCGCAGCCAAAACCTCGCCTACCGCGCGGGCCGCGATATTCAGGCTGGTCGCGTCTGGGTGAACAATTACCACTCGTACCCGGCGCACGCTGCGTTCGGCGGCTACAAGATGTCGGGCATTGGCCGTGAGAACCACATGATGATGATGGACCACTACCAGGAAACGAAGTGTCTGCTTGTTTCCTATAACGATAAGCCAACGGGCCTGTTCTAG
- a CDS encoding transposase family protein, with product MTKQNTNALYRWANTSKCSTDEIIALANDIETAGYTHHCPLSLGLVSSLECALVYYWSENLPQRVIATIYGVSQPTISRAINAVLDLLERFLPTAPTVEDLVPTRHRVLDGTLVPCWSWKGQQQLISGKRKATGHNLAVLTDQNGNIEYISPPMPGRSHDKRIADKLGITTVLPGDYVTADLGYVGTGFDIPQKRNNGQKVLEPWQQRFNNALASIRWVVEQAIAHIKNWRILHTDCRLPIATTKRTIQTLTKLFFYRNP from the coding sequence ATGACAAAACAAAACACAAATGCCTTGTACCGCTGGGCCAATACTAGCAAATGTTCGACTGATGAGATTATCGCGCTAGCCAACGACATCGAAACCGCAGGTTATACACATCATTGCCCCCTTAGTTTGGGGTTAGTCAGTAGCCTGGAATGCGCTTTGGTCTACTACTGGAGCGAAAATCTCCCGCAACGTGTGATCGCCACGATCTATGGGGTGTCCCAACCCACGATTTCCCGCGCCATCAACGCAGTCCTTGACCTTCTGGAACGCTTTCTCCCAACCGCACCAACCGTGGAAGACCTCGTACCAACGCGCCATCGCGTCCTCGATGGGACATTGGTCCCATGCTGGTCATGGAAAGGGCAACAACAGTTGATCAGCGGCAAACGCAAAGCCACCGGCCACAACCTCGCAGTCTTGACCGACCAGAACGGCAATATCGAGTACATCAGCCCGCCAATGCCTGGGAGATCTCACGATAAGCGCATCGCAGATAAGCTGGGCATCACCACCGTGTTGCCAGGCGACTATGTCACCGCCGACCTTGGGTACGTAGGTACTGGTTTTGACATCCCCCAGAAACGCAACAACGGGCAAAAGGTTCTCGAACCCTGGCAGCAGCGCTTCAACAACGCTCTTGCATCCATCCGCTGGGTCGTCGAACAAGCAATCGCCCACATCAAAAACTGGCGAATACTTCACACCGACTGCCGATTACCCATAGCCACCACGAAGCGCACAATACAAACCCTTACCAAGCTATTCTTCTACAGAAACCCCTGA